AGTTGCCTTCAAACGACCAATCAGTCCCGTTGCAACGTCGACCCATCCGAAAGATGGAAACATATCTCCAACACAGAAGGATGCCATTTGTGCCATCAGTTTCTTTGCTATCTCCCCAAACTTGCTCttaccattttcttcttcagctCTCCTACCAAGAATGCAGCGGGTTGCTATATTGTCCGAAACGCCTACTAGCATCGCACTTAAATTAACAGAACCTCCATTGTAACAAGAAGAACGAATTTTATTCATCAAAACGGCAACTTCCTCTTCTCTAACATATTGAAATGATTGCACTCTTTTGATACTCAAAAGTTCAAGAACACAAAGCTTCCTAAGTTGTCTCCAGTACTCACCATAAGGCGTGAAACCAAGATCAGTGcaattataaaggaaaatttttgCCGTTGTGAGTCTGGGGCGGTTGAGGAAACTGATTTCTTGAGTCTTCATCATTTCTCTAGCCATCTCAGGTGATGAAACAATGAGAGCCGGAGTTTGACCGAAGTGTACAAGCATCAAAGGGCCATACTTCTTCGACAGGCCTTCGAGAGTGCGATGGAGGAGAGGGCCTAGCAGCTGGTGAAGATTGCCGATTATGGGTAGCTTTGGTGGGGATGGAGGCAAGTTGAGGTTTCTCCTTCTCACGAGTTTAAGCCACACAAGAACAGAAAGGAGAAGGAGAATGCAAAGACATAAAGGGGTTTGTATTGAGAAAGATACCAGCGGAGCCATTTCCATTTCAAGAATTACTCGTGGGACTGAGAaacacaattattttatttagtgagtgaataaataattaaattttttttacagtgGAGGATCTTTCAATTCATATCACGAATCTATCAGTACTATTACAAAATTAAGTAGGGAAAAAGCAAaaggattttgtttttattttattttttaattcaacataacaaaaataattaattatccatCCAACCCAGGAGTGACTGCTGGCTCCGTATTTTAAAGGCAGAAAGACTTGTTCTCCAGAAGGTTTAGTTCACTGAAAAAatcttattcaaatatttatccttaaatcaaatttgttaatatcttttgataataataagGGTTTAATTGTTAGTGgattaagtaatattaaaaataaaattgtatctttgttttttagtttaattttaaaagcacatattttctttaacttaattttaaaaattaatattttctttggttaaagttttttttattagttattacAACATTTCTTAATTAGTATTTTGACAAAGACTTTAAGATGCTTTTAGACCTCGTGACTAAACTAAAGAATTATTCTATTAGAGATGAATATGATGAACACTTATAATAGAAGTAAAACTTTGTTATCATAATTTACAACGTAACTTATCTTAATATcataatttacataaattaaaaatgttcaagatacataaattcaaaattttcaagttaaattattttaagtagTGGGGCACACTAGCTAGTTTTATTTGGctatatatatgatacaaaggCAACTTGAAATGGACTTTGGACTTTGGCCTTTGGTGAGGGTAAGGTACTATGTGTGAATCATCActcatcataaaattttattgatataatcaGAAGGGTACTTATTTCGTtgagatttatttgtttaatatccGCTTAGCTGTAGAAGTTGTCTTTTTCCTAGGTTACACATGTAATCTGTAATCTCCCATTTTCAATTATGATTTCGAAACATATGCTTTGCTTATTTGTTGTTATCATCTTCATCCAGAGTCTAATTAATACGTAATCACATTATACTTATCTTAATTATCATATAAGAAAATACTACGTCCAGTTAgaccaataaaaataattattttttatatgaataatggTATATGTAATTAGTtttgaatactcaattatatatttagattatgtattattatgtaattaaatattattttattattaataattaattaattatataatgacacattatgtAAGTATCCTATTAAAATTCAACAccatatatacatagttttattatttttaaatagtgaaATCTGCAAAGCGAATAGTAAACTTCACATATTACTGAAACCTCCTCTAGCAGTGGTAAACTGTAAAAATATTGTCCACCGAAaaagaaatattacgaattaatatccgaagcgtctatttttttttttttaaaatactttaaaatgaacgcatcactagaagtatttataaattattataaaaaaactgaaaatctagaaacgaacaaaagatgcatatatcccatatgaaaactGACAGGACCCATCTCGACCTGCTAATCCTACAACTTTTGAAAATACCGTTATAGGCTTAGAAAGGCGAAATGCATCctgtaattttgtttgaaaaacttGTCTGCACCATAGTCTAGCACCtaatataatatcatctatAGGCCTCCGGCCTTTATATGAATACATGTCAAAATACATCCTGATTAAAGCCaagaaaatcataaagaaaCCTGAAATCAGGCCTCCGGCCTTATCATATAcatgacaaaataatttacatcttTACTCATTTCAAAAGTTATGAGAACATTGTAATTAGGCCTCCGACCTTTCAACATTtcataagtttataaaaaaaaacaacaaaaagtctaTATCCAGCACTAAATATGCTACACCGTGGCACAACCCAACGAAACACTAACCAACACGATCTGGAGGATGTCCTGGAGGGAGGAAAACATTTATAAAGGTGAGCTAAAAGCTCAGTGAGTAGGAAATTTAAATCCTTGAGAATATTTATGCATgtcaaacaataatattatgccATAATATGAGCCACACACCATGCTAATTATGCTTAAACCACATGCTTCTCATGTACATTAACTTGAAACATTCATCACATAATATCATCACACAAGTTGATTTTCACAATAATGAAATTTACAATACTACCTTTATCTCATAGGAGCAAATGAAACATTCATGAATTTTCACTTCCAACTCAATAGCAATACTATCTTTATCTTATAGGTTTCCTTACCtatcaatattataaaatattgatccATAGGTATCCcaccatttatatataaagatatacatcaaaatatcatataaaagggAAATTTGTCATACCCAAGGATGTCCCCACCTAGGCagagcaaaagaaaaacaactgtCATACCCGATATACTAAAATCTCACACGGGCAGAGCATTCGATTCTGTCATACTTGACATGAAATAAAGCACAAACAGAGCACTAAATTCTATCGTACCTGTATAGATATAGCACAGGCAGAGCACAAATCGCATAATAGGTAATAATCAGaaacattcaaataatataatttattttcaccatatcaatttttgtttagaacAATACTCATTGGCAAGCGCCACAATCACCATGAGCAAATCTCAATCACACATTAAATATCAACTAAACACTTCCAACTCACACGAAGCTCAAATAAAACCACTTCCAACTCAACCCCAACACAAATCCTCAATTTAATAAACTTCCAAAATTCCACTTGGTCACTAACTAAAATTGTAAACATAACTTAATTTAAGCATTCTGaattcacataataatatagCTTTTTCCTTATAACCTCCCATAACCTAAATTCACAACATACATAAAgaaactatttctttttttttttttttttttttttttgagagatTTCCACCAAATCCATGCTACCATTTTCAAGGATTTAcaataaataccataaaatttcacaaaactataaataaaatttatactaaaaaatcataaagaaagaaaagtttattCTCACTCACTGATTTGGGTAGCCTCTAAGTCAGAGTTGAAATCTCTTGCTAATCtcccttcttcttcacctattcAAACCAGTTAGAAACAATATgatcaaaaatttggaaatccCTAATTTGAGCAAATataacaaaccctaaaattttttgaataaaaatgaaatacccTATTCCCTTTTCCTATAAAtcccttttctcttcctttccctttccttctttttctttcttttcttcttctttcttttcttgtctttcttcccttctcttcttcccctttctttctctgttttctccCATCTGTgctctgtttcttttcttcttgctgaagaagaaaaggctactgacttttatttgtaaataaaaggaaaattttcacTTAACCCCCATATATGTGCAAGATTTCGTATAGCCCCCTTTAGTTTCACATATAACCAAGATTTGGGTATTTCAAAAACTCATCcgaaacatctaagatcatggagtaatcatatacatgcccctatatacaactatacaactatttgtatagggccaaaaatcaatagtatcatatgtatataacaaaaaccataggtaacTAGCCCCCAACTTAGGTCTATTTTCACTAacttgaccctgcctcgcagctattTCGATCATCCgtacctgtaatcatgaaagaaaaggaaatgagagataagaacactcagtaaggagaaagaattaagtaaactattttctttcctgttctaactcactattgggactcaatctcacatcataacctctataataaattgaagggataatctagttcattttttactatttgggttatactttgtcctatctgatgtctatttaatactttctagaagctgactatagcgatttgacacttttctaagctcgagctcttttcttttctctcactacaccatttttgaatctgaattataTTCTACTATGAGCATACTCTACTGCAAGCGGACCCTActatgggtctatgtcctactacgaatgtgtcctactatggacgtgCCCTATGACGGGTGGTAtagtgtaaagtgtcccctcatagttcatagtatgcatgcgtgcattataacttactaattttgcttccatctaaaactattcataacttaccagactatactcttgggacgacccttgaatcttgagtcccaaattccttttcttgcttttctttcttttcttcttcttcttttcttttgctcttctttatttcctttccttcctttctttcttcctttcctttttctcctccttttctttctttccaaaaactgtgaaatattgttcacgaGACTGTTCATTTGTTAgggcagtctttttgttcatacaatttaacagtccgaaatggtctctaattcatacaagctatatattgttgaaaagagaattcaagaGCTTTCCAGCAAGCTATAATAACCCTCATGATTTATccgataaggcagtcaaaacgtgagataaattCAGTGATAAAAACCTGTATTTCCtgtttatttgggtaaaacagtctttttggttcatacaatatttaacagttcaaacggtctctaatttataTAAGCTATAtgtcgttgaaaagaggattcaaagatctttccaataaattataataacactcatgattaatcagataagacagtcaaaacgtgggatgaaatcagtggcaaaaaactgtctttactgtttatttggtaagatagtttttttgttcatgcaatgtaatagtccaaacggtctctaattcatacaagctatatataattgaaaagaagattcaaaaaaCTTTCCAACAAGcaataataacactcatgattcgttagataagacagtcaaaacgtgggatgaaatcagtgataaaactgtaaatattattcaactctctcctatgaacaaaatcacacacatagatacccaaaatggcaaaaaaacatttctcaacttcaaaatcatcatttataatatagatcaaaggaatcaaaagcctaaaacatgcaacatatcaaggataataccctttaccttgtttcaagtcaatctttgcaagttggctctctcctccttgtcttgcttcctttatgaccaaaatcatcttaaatcaacaccaaaatacactaacatattcatataacatgcatctaatatatataaatataggtaaaggaaaaaggaagagaTTTTTTGATTACCAAGGCTTTcaaagtgcttcctcttatttttcttccttatttatcttccaaagcccttccaaatcactcacttttcttcaaaaacacaacaaaaataggAAGAAAACTGCCTTCTTCTAGAAGAGATGggaaaagatggaaaaaaaagcttaaaatgtttctttttgtctttgatgTAACTCGTTGtgtattctctctttctgtatGAGTTACAGAAATTACTATTGTGTATTCTCTATTTCTGTATGAGTTACATCAACaggaatattttaaaaaaatgggttACTactatgatatttttatttaaagtttgagatgagtaatatatatgtatacacaattaagaaaaaaaagtaaaaaattcaatatcccaaaAATTTTACACTGATTCTAtttagatttcattatttttttattattatttaattttatatttattcaaccTTTAACCTCTATCTTCTGACTCCTAGGGTGTATCCAACTTACAAAGTTTAGCTCGTTGctatttaatatatgaaaacaGTCCTAGAAGAAATCTGTTTTCAAaccttatattttatattcaaagataACATGCTTGATAGAAAGCCAGTCCATCTTACAATAATAGTACATCCTTcactaagaaaaagaaaagccaaCATGcctaaaattacataaattaagcataaaagccatagataaaattatcaagGAGAGTAGAGACTCGGCACAAGATAAAGAGGAATTTTCCGATGGATGGTTAAGCCATCAGTCTCAGTCATATCCAGTTTGTCTTCAGTTAAACCTGCAGGCAGCTTCCAGTCAAACCAATACAAAAGGTTTGCAGTCACATACTCAACAACTGCAACTCCAAATAGCATCCCAGGGCAACCTCTTCTCCCTGCACCAAATGGGATGAATTGAAAGTGTTGACCTCTGAAATCAACCGGGTTGTTCATAAACCTCTCTGGAATAAACTCTATTGGTCTGTCCCAATATTTCGGGTCCCTTTGAATTGCCCATGCATTAACATACACTCTAGTATTTGTAGGAATTTCATAACCTCCAATTTTCACTCTTTCTGTTGTTTCTCGTCCAGCCAGAAGAGGAACTATTGCACGTAACCTTAGACTTTCTTTGATAACACATTTCATATATTCCATCTTCTCAATGTCATCCGCATCAATCTTTGATTTCTTCCCCACTACAGTTCTTACCTCTTGTTGCGCTCTTTTCAATAGACTAGGGTTTTTCACAAGTTCTGCCATTATCCATTCTAACGTTGTTGCAGTTGTGTCAGATCCACCCACATACAtatcctaaaacaaaaaaaattataagaaagcTTTAATACTATGTGTGGTGCGTGCGCTTGAATGAAAAGagagaaggaaagagagaaattaatAACTGTAAGGATCGCTTTAAGGTTGTCTCTATTGAGCTCCTCAAACGTGCCATCCTTCTCAAGTTGGAGGAGAATATCCACGAAGTCTTTCTTGTCAGATTGTTTACCTTTACCGTCTCTTTCTTCTATCATATGTTCTTCGATCACCTCATCAAGAAAAGCGTCTAATTTCTTAGAAGTTTCCTTTAAACGAACAATCAGTCCCGTTGCAACGTCGACCCATCCGAAAGATGGAAACATATCTCCAACACAGAAGGATGCCATTTGTGCCATCAGTTTCTTTGCTATCTCCCCAAACTTGCTCttaccattttcttcttcagctCTCCTACCAAGAATGCAGCGGGTTGCTATATTGTCCGAAACGCCTACTAGCATCGCACTTAAATTAACAGAACCTCCCTTGTAACAAGAACCGCGAATTCTATTCATTAGAACCGCAACTTCCTCTTCTCTAACAAATTGAAATGATTGCACTCTTTTGATACTCAAAAGTTCAAGAACACAAAGCTTCCTAAGTTGTCTCCAATACTCACCATAAGGCGTGAAACCAAGATCAGTgcaattataaaagaaaatttttgtcGTTGTGAGTCTGGGGCGGTTGAGGAAACTGATATCTTGAGTCTTCATCATTTCTCTAGCCATCTCAGGTGATGAAACAATGAGAGCCGGAGCATGACCGAAGTGTACAAGCATCAAAGGGCCATACTTCTTTGACAGACCTTCGAGAGTGCGATGGAGGAGAGGGCCTAGCAGCTGATGAAGATTGGCTATTATGGGTAGCTTTGGTGGGGATGGAGGCAAGTTGAGGTTTCTCCTTCTGTTGAGTTTAAGCAACACAAGAACAGAAAGGAGAAGGAGAAAGCAAAGACATAAAGGGGTTTGCGTTAAGAAAGATGCCAGCGGAGCCATTGCCATTTCAAGAATTACTCGTGGGACTGAGAAACATAACCTTGAATCTTTATATAAAGGGATTATTGATTTTGTGCatgactttttttattatttttttaatagtcaactacaatttgatttattttagatatgttttttaattgtctaaatatattgttttgatttacCCCACGACTGTAAGTTCCAAATAATTGATGTATTTGTTCACAATTTTGTATATCTCACTGTCGTAGCTTAAGAGGAATCTTTTTGAGCATATTACGATTCAggtgttttttaatttctggttttaatttatgtttatagtTAAGAACTGTCGAATCTTTCAGtatttttacacaaaacaaaaaattaagatgagaaaaaactaaaagattttgtttttattttatttttcaattcaacataacaaaaatcattaattatccATGCAACCCAGGAGTGAATGCTGGCTCcatattttaaagttagaaagacttattcccacttcAGTCTATTGACAAAATCTTATTCAAGTACCCAACTGtcattcaaatttattaatgtcTTTGGGTGGTAATAAAGgtataaatatcattatattattaagtaatattaaaaaataaaattatattttctttcttttgtttaatttttaaaactcacatgttctctaatttaattttaaaaattaatattttttcttgttaggGGTTTCTTTTTATTAGTCATTATAGTTGGCCCTCTTATCTTTCAAGAAATTATAGTTATATATCTACAactatattttctcttttcaatctTTTCAGTGACCCCATAATTACACTCTCTCCATCTTTCTGGCAGCCTCTCTTTCTGTAAATTTTTGGCAaatcttttgccttttttttttcggtgCTTTTTTCTCACAAAATTATACTATCAATTAGAATCACATCTATTAgtataatttcaattgaaatatcacaaaattagtgcgattataataataattacatcaattgatattattattgacTAAAATTGGATTGATGAGTACAATTCTAGATATTGCCCATGATAAATGCTGTTAAATAATACTGGTAATTGTAGTTGACTTTTCACATAATTACCAAAGGAAAAACGTTAAGAGCCACATTAATGTTGAAGCTCGTATTTAACTTTCTCTAAAAGAATGAATTGTAATTGAATATCGAATAGAAAGGCGATACAACAATTCTTAATTAGTAGTATTTTGGCAAGGATCTTGGGATGCTTCTTGGTCTTGTGGCTAAACTAAAGAATTGTTTTATTAGGGATGAATATGATGAACACTTGTAATAAAAGTATAACTTTGTTATCATAATTTTCAACGTAACTTGtctaaatatcataatttaccTAAATTAAAAATGTTCAAGTTAAATTACTTAAGTGGTGGGGCACTAACTAGTTTAATTTGGCTGTATATGATACGAAGTCAAAACTTGAAATGGACTTTGCCCTTTGGTTAGGGTAAGCTACTACGTGTGAATTATCAGAAAATCTTTTTAATCATCAGAAAATCTTTTTGTTGACATTATCTTCATCCAGAGTCTTACTAGTCTGTAATCatattatacttattttaattcaCACGTAGTAGCTTACCCTCATATTACTaggttttgaatatataatttaaatatataaataatatattattatattattaggtgtttttttaaaaccatcaaattacataattttgaatTGGCACAAGATGAAGATGAACTTTCCAATGAATGGTTAAGCCACTAGCCTCAGTCATGTTTAGTTTGTCTTCAATTAAACATGCAAACAACTTCCAGTAGAACCAGTACAAAAGGTTTGCAGTCACATACTCAATAACAACAACTCCAAATGGCATCTCAGGGCAACCTTTTCTCCTTGCGCAAATGGGATGAATTGAAAATATTGATCTTTGAAATCAACTAGGTTGTTCATCAACCAATGAAGACAGAGCATCATTGTCAGATATAAAGGACAGGGCAGTGgtcagagagagagaaagtaagagaaaaatcatcaaaaatataaaacctaataagaaaaaaatgtgattttttaaaatttaatttaggagaaaagaattgttagttttctaaacttagggagaaatagataatattttattatttttaatataatactagttaaataacaattttatctctatagtTAACTATTGTTGTTACTTTTAATAACTTATGAgagagaatttaaatttttgatagttaactGGTGAAAGATTGAATatgcatcaaaccttaggtgagaaatagtcatttggcctaaatattaattaattgatgtGGTCAATAGTAAGGAGAAAGAAGTCCATCAACTTGGCATGTGGATTTCTTCTTTAGTATTAACCCAAACAATGATTCAAATTGCCTGCCATTTGAATAAGTTATCGGATTGACTCTTAGGATCACACGTTGTTGGACTTATTAACCAcatcattaattataatatatcattatattattaaattatttaaaaaattatgataaaataatactccgTCAATTGACTACATATTTATTActacatataattttacacttgacaaaatgttaaataaatcatttaattattaaaaatttaaaaatattatgaaatcttaaagaatataataaattacctTCAATAATTCTTAACTTCTTTGACGAATTGTTATGAGTTGCAGGCAGGAGTTGACGATTTCTTtaagtgaaaatgaaattgtacctaataaatattaaaagaatgaaattaaacctatttaaataatagaataattttatatttacgtTAGGATAATCTTTCTGAAGATTATATGCTCAACAGCTGAAGTCGGCAGTAGGCATTAGTTTATAGCTTGAGCTCGTTAATTATATTACCAACCagatcattttcaaatctttcaGGGAGAAACTCCTCGACCATGTCCCGACATTTCAGATCCCTTTGAATAGGCCATGTATTGGTCAACACTCTTCTTGTCTTCGGTAACTCTCGTGCTGTGTCTGCAGATGAAACATGGAGAGTTTGAGCAGTGCCCTTGGATAGATTTTGCAGAGAACGGCGAGTTAGAGTGCCTAGCTGATGTAAATTTCTACACCTGAGGGGATTTGAATATCTATATACTTACAGGATTTTAGATCTTTTTCCCTAAGTAAAAAACAAGTAATTTAACTTGTTTTGTTAGCACAAGGATATAAAAACTATGGTTTGAAACTTGGATTAGATCAACTGGTTTAAACCAATCTGATTGGGATCAAATCCCAACCCAACTTGGGCATTGTATTATGTAAAACTTCAAATGAATTGAAACACCctttacattatattatatattaaccaaACTTTAAGCTAAAACCCAAACTTAGGTTAGGCCAAAGTAAATTCGACCggttcaatttaatttgtagAACTTTGGcttgcatttaaaaaaaaaaaaaacttaaggatTGGGTTTTCACATCCCCAGCAATGGAAGGAGAAGGTTTAAGAGAATCGTATCGATTAGTATAATTTCAactaaaatccaaaaaaaaacaGTGCGGCTCTAATTGAGAATTGcacaaattgaaataattataaactGAAATTACATTGATCAATGCAATTATAGATATTATTTGTGATGAATGATGTTAAATAACACCGATCATTATAGTTAACTTTtcatataattatcaaaataaaacattaagaGTCACATCAATATTGAAAATCGTATTCATCTCTATCGAAAATAATGAATTGTAACTGAATATCAAATGGAAAGAGACAAAACCATTCTTAATCAATATTTTCGCAAGGATCTTGAGAAACTTTTCGTGGCTGCTCGCAATGGAGTAAAGCTATGTTATCagagaaatatataatatcataaatttttaaacaacgTAACTTCTGTAAATATCACAATTTAcgtaaattcaaaatttcctaGTTAAATTATTTAAGTAGGTGGGCATACTAGCTAGCTATACATGTTACAAAAGTCAAAAACTTGAAATGGCCTTTGGACTTTGGTGAGGTAAGGTACCATCTGTGAGTCGggagaaaattttattgatataatttgatgGATACTTTGTTTGTAGAGACTTGTTTAATATCCGCTTAGGTGTAGGAGTTGTCTTACTCCTTGGTTGCgcatttaatttgaaatctccCATTTTCAAGTATgatttagaaatatatatatatatatatatatatatatatatatatatatatatatatatatatatatatattattattgttattattatcttcGTCcgtaatcatattataattattttaattatcatataagaAGATACTTGGTCTAATTAgacatataatatttattaatttaattaatacaatatgtAACCAgtttaaattacttaattatatattaatataatgtgttattatataattagatgttattttatttataatataaaatcaattaactaaataatgatacattattaaaatatctaattgagtGCTTAATACTagatatatacaattttattgtttttatatataattttaagcatTTGTTTACTAGGTTCATAGTTGAATCTgcgaaattaataaaatacttcACAAATTATTGGAATTTATGGCAATTCCAAAGAGTTAAAGGTGATCAACTAACCTTTtttaactctctctctctctctctctctctctctctctctctctctctctctctctctatatatatatatatatatatatatatatatatatatatatatatatatatacacacctTATATTTCTATACTTATCTTTAttagattttcttttattttttctctcttattcactatttatattttatttttattcatcctttttatttttaggtataTGTATCCAACTTACCAAGCTTAACGCGCTGCTACTTTATACATGAAAATAATTTTGGAAGAAATCTGatttcaaactttattttttattttcaaagataaCATCCTTCATAGAAAGCCATCTATTTTACAATAATAGTACATTCCTTGaaaagaaataggaaaaaaacatgattaaaattacataaattaagcATAAGCATAGATAAATTTATGAAGGGGAGTAGAGAGTTGGCACAAGATGAAGAGGAACTTTCCGATGAATGGCCAAGCCAGTAGTCTCAGTCATATccaaatttttttcagttaaatctaCTGGCAACTTCCAGTCAAACCAGTACAAAAGGTTTGCAGTCACATACTCAACAACAGCAACTCCAAATGGCATCCCAGGGCA
Above is a genomic segment from Mangifera indica cultivar Alphonso chromosome 3, CATAS_Mindica_2.1, whole genome shotgun sequence containing:
- the LOC123210270 gene encoding cytochrome P450 71A1-like — translated: MAMAPLASFLTQTPLCLCFLLLLSVLVLLKLNRRRNLNLPPSPPKLPIIANLHQLLGPLLHRTLEGLSKKYGPLMLVHFGHAPALIVSSPEMAREMMKTQDISFLNRPRLTTTKIFFYNCTDLGFTPYGEYWRQLRKLCVLELLSIKRVQSFQFVREEEVAVLMNRIRGSCYKGGSVNLSAMLVGVSDNIATRCILGRRAEEENGKSKFGEIAKKLMAQMASFCVGDMFPSFGWVDVATGLIVRLKETSKKLDAFLDEVIEEHMIEERDGKGKQSDKKDFVDILLQLEKDGTFEELNRDNLKAILTDMYVGGSDTTATTLEWIMAELVKNPSLLKRAQQEVRTVVGKKSKIDADDIEKMEYMKCVIKESLRLRAIVPLLAGRETTERVKIGGYEIPTNTRVYVNAWAIQRDPKYWDRPIEFIPERFMNNPVDFRGQHFQFIPFGAGRRGCPGMLFGVAVVEYVTANLLYWFDWKLPAGLTEDKLDMTETDGLTIHRKIPLYLVPSLYSP